Proteins from one bacterium genomic window:
- a CDS encoding HD-GYP domain-containing protein, producing MATPRPLRDRRVFSLYYYAVLAVGLGLLTYLVLTQRPARAEWLGWAFYFLVLLVADTKMSEAQMRGGGKILSSRTLALSMLVLFGPLVAVVMDACSTLVRGLVLRSTPPRKMFFNMSMLAIAAGLAGLTYHALPFSGEFGNALFLMPLMVTLLAYSLVNSTIVTGIMSLDRQIPFREVWHRDIRWGAVAGLMELPFTAIVILLYRQAGPWTLLIYLPIIWVVFAMSRAHKQQKEAHMASIAVLATTLEADEPYTHGHSYRVSQYAITIGRAMAMSPPDLELLEYGGLLHDIGKIAITNDIICKPGRLTDEEFATLAEHPAIGARIVEQIKFLPKTVDLVRHHHERPDGKGYPDGLRGEEISLGANILNVCDAFDAMTSDRSYRQALPLDRALNELRKYRGSQFHADVVDTVISLYDRGEFDIIPDSDVEKVIRQIQQVAHPVPAKVHTATETEVHEIRG from the coding sequence TTGGCAACACCCCGCCCACTCAGAGACCGCAGGGTCTTCTCCCTGTACTACTACGCGGTCCTCGCGGTGGGTCTGGGTCTGCTCACTTATCTCGTCCTCACGCAGCGTCCGGCGCGGGCGGAATGGCTCGGCTGGGCCTTCTATTTCCTGGTGCTCCTGGTGGCGGACACCAAGATGTCCGAGGCCCAGATGCGCGGCGGCGGCAAGATCCTGTCCTCGCGCACCCTCGCTTTGTCCATGCTCGTGCTCTTCGGACCGCTGGTCGCGGTGGTCATGGATGCCTGCTCCACGCTCGTCCGCGGCCTGGTGCTGCGCTCGACGCCGCCCCGCAAGATGTTCTTCAACATGTCCATGCTGGCCATCGCCGCCGGCCTGGCCGGACTCACCTATCACGCCCTGCCCTTCAGCGGTGAATTCGGCAACGCCCTGTTCCTGATGCCCCTGATGGTCACGCTGCTGGCCTACTCGCTGGTCAACAGCACCATCGTGACCGGGATCATGAGCCTCGACCGGCAGATCCCCTTCCGCGAGGTATGGCACCGCGACATCCGCTGGGGTGCGGTCGCCGGCCTGATGGAGCTGCCGTTCACCGCCATCGTCATCCTGCTCTACCGGCAGGCCGGACCCTGGACGCTCCTGATCTACCTGCCGATCATCTGGGTCGTCTTCGCCATGAGCCGCGCGCACAAGCAGCAGAAGGAAGCACACATGGCGTCGATCGCCGTGCTGGCGACGACCCTCGAGGCCGACGAGCCCTACACTCACGGCCACAGCTACCGGGTCTCTCAGTACGCCATCACGATCGGAAGGGCCATGGCCATGTCGCCGCCCGACCTGGAACTGCTGGAGTACGGCGGACTGCTGCACGACATAGGCAAGATCGCCATCACCAACGACATCATCTGCAAGCCGGGACGGCTGACCGACGAGGAATTCGCAACCCTGGCGGAACACCCGGCCATCGGCGCGCGCATCGTGGAGCAGATCAAGTTCCTGCCGAAGACGGTGGACCTGGTGCGCCACCACCACGAGCGACCGGACGGCAAGGGCTATCCCGACGGCCTGCGCGGCGAGGAGATAAGTCTCGGCGCCAACATCCTCAACGTCTGCGACGCCTTCGATGCCATGACCAGCGACCGTTCCTACCGCCAGGCGCTACCTCTGGACAGGGCGCTGAACGAACTGCGCAAGTACCGCGGTTCCCAGTTCCACGCCGACGTCGTCGACACGGTCATCAGCCTCTACGACCGCGGGGAATTCGACATCATCCCCGATTCCGACGTGGAGAAGGTGATCCGGCAGATCCAGCAGGTGGCTCATCCCGTCCCGGCCAAGGTCCACACCGCCACCGAAACGGAAGTCCATGAAATACGCGGATAG
- the purM gene encoding phosphoribosylformylglycinamidine cyclo-ligase, with protein MKYADSGVDIDAAQKALARAREAVRSTWDERVRSDLGAFGGLYRPAPGEPLLAASVDGVGTKVKIAALAGRYDTVGQDLVNHCVNDILVQGAEPLFFLDYFATGKLRGDVLEQVLTGFARACRENGCALLGGETAEMPGVYGDDDFDLAGCIVGRVEERHVIDGSAIAAGDRLWGLPSTGLHTNGYSLARRVFFEVAGCAVEDRPAELGGETVADALLAIHRSYLPEVRALWRELGRGRVHGLAHITGGGFTDNIPRIVPDGLCARVDTTSWPVPPLFRYLQEKGEIPADEMYRVFNMGMGMVVFLPADVDRRPLGRLGALPIGEVVAGDAKVVVAL; from the coding sequence ATGAAATACGCGGATAGCGGCGTGGATATCGACGCCGCCCAGAAGGCTCTCGCGCGCGCCCGGGAAGCCGTGCGTTCCACGTGGGACGAACGCGTGCGCAGCGACCTGGGCGCCTTCGGCGGTCTCTACCGTCCCGCACCCGGCGAACCCCTGCTGGCCGCCAGCGTCGACGGCGTGGGCACCAAGGTCAAGATCGCGGCTCTGGCCGGCCGCTACGACACCGTGGGACAGGATCTGGTCAACCACTGCGTGAACGACATCCTGGTCCAGGGCGCAGAGCCGTTGTTCTTCCTCGACTATTTCGCCACCGGCAAGCTGCGCGGCGACGTGCTCGAGCAGGTCTTGACGGGATTCGCCCGGGCCTGCCGGGAGAACGGCTGCGCCCTGCTCGGCGGCGAGACCGCCGAGATGCCCGGCGTCTACGGCGACGATGACTTCGACCTGGCCGGCTGCATCGTGGGCCGGGTGGAGGAGCGGCATGTGATCGACGGCTCCGCCATCGCCGCAGGGGACCGGCTCTGGGGCTTGCCGAGCACGGGACTGCACACCAACGGCTACTCCCTGGCCCGGCGCGTCTTTTTCGAGGTGGCGGGCTGCGCGGTCGAAGACAGGCCTGCGGAACTCGGCGGCGAGACGGTGGCGGATGCCCTGCTGGCCATCCACCGCAGCTACCTGCCCGAGGTGCGCGCGCTGTGGCGCGAACTGGGCCGCGGGCGGGTCCATGGCCTGGCCCACATCACCGGCGGCGGTTTCACGGACAACATTCCCCGCATCGTGCCGGACGGCCTGTGCGCGCGCGTGGACACCACGTCGTGGCCTGTCCCGCCCCTGTTCCGCTACCTGCAGGAGAAGGGGGAGATACCCGCCGACGAGATGTACCGCGTCTTCAACATGGGCATGGGCATGGTGGTCTTCCTGCCGGCGGACGTCGACCGGCGGCCGCTCGGGCGCCTGGGCGCGCTCCCCATCGGCGAGGTCGTCGCCGGAGATGCCAAGGTCGTCGTCGCGTTGTAA
- a CDS encoding sigma 54-interacting transcriptional regulator, producing the protein MRDCEAFWDHELRSFPCGGGCSRLWVVRTRTGEAGISSLRILLDRSWCAGNGLPANLDRPPLGALWRAAMDQDPCERRLQNGADRDAWRLLVEPVSAAGDHAGAVAALCAEGEPWTGSVTFWVRAFARKLAPLLDSLQPALACGAGLPSDPGQASLFPLEFRPASGASDVAKSGPPTVSLPQPVFVDGVPGVVGVSREMTDCCREVVSVAGSQVNVLLHGESGTGKEVLARAVHRLGPRRDRRFIGVNCAALPETLFERELFGHKAGAFTGAGKEKIGLLEAADGGTFFLDEIGDMPASLQIKLLRVMQEKRLRRIGELRSRSVDVRFVAASHKDLEAEIAAGRFRLDLYYRLKVVQITIPPLRLRPEDLTHLLAHMLVRRGRAPESVEVTETALAALQAYRWPGNVRELENEVLRWLALSPGESVMALDQLSVAVQRAAGRSVDPADLATLRPMEEATELLERFLIRKAIGASGGLKSVAAKRLGLSRQGLYKKIRRYGMRDLLQAAR; encoded by the coding sequence ATGCGCGACTGCGAGGCTTTCTGGGATCATGAACTGCGGAGTTTCCCCTGCGGAGGGGGCTGTAGCCGACTCTGGGTCGTGCGCACCCGCACAGGAGAGGCCGGGATCTCGTCGCTGCGGATCCTTCTGGATCGCTCCTGGTGCGCCGGGAACGGCTTGCCGGCGAACCTCGACCGTCCCCCGCTGGGCGCTCTCTGGCGCGCCGCCATGGACCAGGATCCCTGCGAGCGCCGGTTGCAGAACGGGGCGGACCGGGACGCGTGGCGTCTTCTCGTGGAACCGGTCTCGGCTGCGGGCGACCATGCCGGCGCGGTGGCCGCGCTCTGCGCCGAAGGAGAGCCCTGGACCGGGTCCGTAACCTTCTGGGTGCGCGCCTTCGCCCGCAAGCTCGCACCCCTGCTGGACAGCCTGCAGCCGGCGCTCGCTTGTGGCGCCGGTTTGCCGTCGGATCCCGGACAGGCCAGCCTCTTTCCCCTCGAGTTCCGTCCGGCCAGCGGCGCTTCCGATGTCGCGAAAAGCGGTCCACCCACGGTATCCCTGCCGCAGCCCGTCTTCGTGGACGGCGTGCCGGGCGTCGTCGGGGTCTCCCGCGAGATGACCGACTGCTGCCGGGAGGTCGTCTCGGTGGCGGGCAGCCAGGTCAACGTCCTGTTGCACGGTGAGAGCGGCACGGGCAAGGAGGTGCTCGCGCGGGCCGTCCACCGTCTGGGACCGCGGCGCGACCGTCGTTTCATCGGCGTCAACTGCGCCGCCCTGCCGGAGACCCTCTTCGAGAGAGAGCTCTTCGGGCACAAGGCGGGCGCCTTCACCGGCGCCGGCAAGGAGAAGATCGGTCTGCTCGAAGCAGCGGATGGCGGCACCTTCTTCCTGGACGAGATCGGGGACATGCCCGCGTCCCTGCAGATCAAGCTCTTGCGCGTGATGCAGGAGAAGCGGCTCAGACGCATCGGGGAACTGCGCAGCCGGTCGGTCGACGTACGCTTCGTGGCGGCCTCGCACAAGGATCTCGAGGCCGAGATCGCCGCCGGTCGCTTCCGCCTGGACCTGTACTACCGGCTGAAGGTGGTCCAGATCACGATTCCCCCCTTGCGGCTGCGCCCCGAGGATCTGACCCATCTGCTGGCCCACATGCTCGTGCGGCGGGGCCGCGCGCCAGAGAGCGTCGAGGTGACCGAGACGGCCCTGGCCGCCCTGCAGGCCTACCGTTGGCCGGGCAACGTGCGCGAACTGGAGAACGAGGTGCTGCGCTGGCTGGCGCTATCCCCCGGGGAATCCGTCATGGCGCTGGATCAGCTCTCGGTCGCCGTGCAGCGGGCGGCGGGCCGCTCGGTGGACCCGGCGGACCTGGCAACCCTGCGCCCCATGGAGGAGGCCACCGAGCTGCTGGAACGTTTTCTGATCCGCAAGGCCATCGGTGCCAGTGGCGGCCTGAAATCCGTGGCCGCGAAACGGCTGGGCCTGTCGCGCCAGGGGCTCTACAAGAAGATCCGCCGCTATGGCATGCGCGACCTGTTGCAAGCGGCCAGGTGA